A single genomic interval of Ktedonobacterales bacterium harbors:
- the truB gene encoding tRNA pseudouridine(55) synthase TruB: MDGIFNIDKAVGMTSHDVVARVRRLTRQRRVGHAGTLDPAASGVLPVCLGKATRVAEYLSASGKCYRAVVVFGVVTDTYDAEGEALRSAPVHLTREQIAKALPEFLGHQMQLPPLYSAIKLAGQPLYKLARAGIEAERQARPIDIYRLDIVDWQLPALTLEVECSKGTYIRSLAYDLGERLGCGAHLGGLVRLRSGPFTLDESLTLEELAQALEDGSWVNYLYAADEALLDRLAVIVGPAAEKRVLLGQELQFAGSSTLQALEEGPLLLDASLLRAYSTDGRFLGILCWQASTHTWRPQKVLNSTPVD; this comes from the coding sequence ATGGATGGGATTTTTAACATAGATAAAGCTGTCGGCATGACTTCCCATGATGTCGTGGCGCGCGTGCGGCGGCTCACGCGGCAGCGGCGTGTGGGGCATGCTGGTACGCTGGACCCGGCTGCCAGCGGTGTCTTGCCTGTCTGTCTGGGCAAGGCGACACGGGTGGCGGAATATCTGAGCGCGAGCGGTAAATGCTATCGGGCTGTCGTGGTGTTTGGGGTGGTGACGGATACTTACGATGCTGAGGGCGAGGCGCTGCGCAGCGCGCCGGTTCATCTGACACGCGAGCAGATTGCGAAGGCGCTGCCGGAGTTCCTGGGACATCAGATGCAACTCCCTCCCCTGTATTCAGCGATTAAACTGGCCGGACAGCCGTTGTACAAGCTGGCTCGCGCAGGGATTGAGGCAGAGCGCCAGGCGCGACCCATAGACATCTATCGGCTGGATATAGTGGATTGGCAGCTTCCGGCGCTGACGCTGGAGGTGGAATGCAGCAAAGGGACGTACATTCGTTCGCTGGCGTATGATCTGGGGGAGCGCCTGGGGTGTGGAGCGCACCTGGGCGGTCTGGTGCGCTTGCGCAGCGGCCCATTTACGCTGGATGAGAGCCTGACTCTGGAAGAATTAGCCCAGGCGCTGGAAGATGGGAGCTGGGTCAACTACCTCTATGCGGCTGATGAGGCGCTGCTTGATCGCCTGGCTGTCATTGTGGGACCGGCTGCGGAGAAGCGGGTGCTGCTGGGTCAGGAGCTTCAATTTGCCGGGTCTTCCACTCTACAGGCTTTAGAAGAAGGGCCGTTACTACTCGATGCCTCGCTCTTGCGGGCGTATTCCACCGACGGGCGTTTTCTGGGTATTCTCTGCTGGCAAGCCTCTACCCACACCTGGCGTCCCCAGAAAGTACTTAATAGCACGCCTGTGGATTAG
- a CDS encoding NUDIX domain-containing protein, with protein MPESDLPEHVAAISDDVRSVVFLFRPDYSEVVLLCRAAWKSFAPLRWTGIGGRLEGDELTEPTAGALRELREETGLTLADLSDWRFVADILDPGAEVRLVYCTAVFADEQLPPCNEGTLHWVALADYPRYDIIENTHAALDAILAYDLPHTTEALPWHGAIRRDAAGKAPQLVFLPRR; from the coding sequence ATGCCAGAATCTGATCTGCCTGAACATGTCGCGGCCATCTCTGATGATGTTCGCTCGGTGGTCTTTCTCTTTCGCCCCGATTATTCAGAGGTTGTGCTGCTCTGCCGCGCGGCCTGGAAAAGCTTTGCACCGCTGCGCTGGACGGGAATTGGTGGTCGGCTGGAGGGCGATGAGTTGACTGAGCCGACGGCAGGCGCGCTTCGTGAGCTGCGTGAGGAGACCGGACTCACGCTGGCGGACCTGAGCGACTGGCGCTTTGTGGCCGATATTCTTGACCCAGGCGCGGAGGTGCGCCTGGTCTATTGCACGGCGGTCTTTGCTGACGAGCAGTTACCTCCCTGCAACGAGGGGACGCTGCATTGGGTTGCGCTGGCCGATTATCCGCGCTATGACATTATTGAAAATACCCACGCGGCGCTCGATGCGATTCTGGCGTATGATCTGCCGCACACCACTGAGGCGCTGCCCTGGCATGGCGCCATTCGTCGTGATGCCGCTGGCAAAGCTCCCCAGCTTGTCTTTTTGCCGCGTCGCTGA
- a CDS encoding bifunctional riboflavin kinase/FAD synthetase, with product MQVIRDLATLTPDTPFALTVGVFDGIHRGHQHLIKQTVLAAKALGGKAGMITFWPHPLEVLHPERQIRYLTMLEEKLELLATLGMLDLVVVLPFTPSLARTSASEFIDLLMNHLALRALVEGTDFVFGHNREGNMAFLTTYGQARGFAVQTIDLQVADQRRISSTHIRTLLADGQVGEAAALLGRPYSAQGVVVQGDQRGRLLGFPTANLRIDPRKILPADGVYAVRVRVEGALYHGATNIGVRPTLDGTRHLTEVHVLDVQRDLYGKELEVQFIARLRGEQRFAGVEALQAQIAVDVQQARVALGQYAEREAERGESGERALEV from the coding sequence ATGCAGGTTATTCGTGATCTGGCAACACTGACACCTGATACACCATTTGCCCTGACTGTTGGCGTGTTTGATGGCATTCACCGAGGACATCAGCACCTCATCAAGCAGACGGTGTTGGCTGCGAAGGCGCTGGGCGGGAAAGCCGGAATGATTACCTTCTGGCCGCATCCGCTGGAAGTGCTGCACCCGGAAAGGCAGATTCGCTACCTGACGATGCTGGAGGAGAAGTTGGAACTTCTGGCGACGTTGGGTATGCTTGATCTGGTGGTTGTGTTGCCGTTTACGCCATCTCTGGCGCGCACGTCGGCAAGCGAGTTTATAGACTTGCTGATGAATCATCTGGCGCTGCGCGCGCTGGTGGAAGGCACTGATTTTGTTTTTGGGCATAACCGTGAAGGAAATATGGCCTTTCTGACAACATATGGGCAAGCGCGTGGCTTTGCTGTGCAGACCATTGATTTGCAGGTTGCCGATCAACGGCGGATCAGCAGCACGCATATCCGCACCTTGCTGGCCGATGGGCAGGTAGGGGAGGCAGCGGCGCTGCTGGGGCGTCCCTATAGCGCGCAAGGGGTGGTCGTGCAGGGCGATCAGCGCGGGCGTCTGTTGGGCTTTCCGACAGCCAATCTGAGGATCGATCCTCGTAAGATTCTCCCCGCCGATGGGGTATATGCGGTGCGTGTCCGTGTAGAAGGCGCGCTGTATCATGGAGCTACAAATATTGGCGTGCGCCCGACGTTGGACGGAACCAGGCATCTCACCGAAGTCCATGTGCTGGATGTGCAGCGGGATCTGTACGGCAAAGAACTTGAAGTGCAATTTATTGCACGCTTGCGCGGAGAGCAGCGCTTTGCTGGTGTAGAAGCGTTGCAAGCGCAGATTGCGGTAGATGTCCAGCAGGCCCGCGTGGCGCTGGGCCAGTATGCTGAACGCGAGGCAGAGAGGGGTGAGAGCGGTGAACGTGCTCTCGAAGTTTGA
- a CDS encoding FHA domain-containing protein — MDLQLDQFLFILRIVLVALIYLFLIQLIFVVRRDLIRMVSGSGAARIGTTAYKGLGFLVVVKPGPMPLRPGHRIDMEPVTTIGRGPTNTIVLEDSRISSEHTRITYHDRQWWVEDLGSRNKTFLNGSQVPVGQGVPARPGDLLVLGPVDGVVTFKFGV; from the coding sequence ATGGACTTACAGCTTGATCAGTTTTTATTCATCCTGCGTATCGTGCTGGTGGCGCTCATTTATCTTTTCCTCATCCAGCTTATCTTCGTTGTTCGTCGTGATCTGATTCGGATGGTAAGCGGTTCGGGGGCGGCGCGTATCGGCACAACAGCCTATAAAGGGTTGGGCTTTCTGGTGGTGGTCAAACCGGGGCCGATGCCACTCCGACCGGGACATCGTATTGATATGGAGCCGGTGACGACGATTGGGCGCGGGCCGACGAATACGATTGTGCTGGAAGATAGCCGCATCTCTAGCGAGCATACGCGTATCACGTATCATGATCGGCAGTGGTGGGTGGAAGACCTGGGGAGCCGCAACAAGACGTTCCTCAATGGGAGTCAGGTGCCGGTAGGCCAGGGGGTTCCTGCGCGGCCTGGCGATCTGCTGGTCCTGGGGCCGGTAGATGGGGTGGTGACGTTTAAGTTTGGTGTCTAA
- a CDS encoding GlsB/YeaQ/YmgE family stress response membrane protein: protein MQLPLMVVLGAPFGVVFDVGCLEWVAAGLIGGWLAGLIVRGRGYGCVGDILLGVAGAFVAAFLLQIFAPGLINDQVFRFTGTAVLAFLGALVLALIGRLIGGSRAKG, encoded by the coding sequence ATGCAACTACCATTGATGGTTGTCCTGGGCGCGCCCTTTGGGGTCGTCTTTGATGTTGGGTGCCTGGAATGGGTGGCTGCCGGACTCATTGGAGGCTGGCTGGCAGGGCTTATTGTGCGAGGTCGCGGCTATGGATGTGTGGGAGATATTTTGCTTGGGGTAGCTGGCGCTTTTGTCGCAGCGTTTCTTCTACAAATTTTTGCGCCTGGGCTGATTAATGATCAGGTGTTCCGCTTCACCGGGACCGCTGTTCTGGCGTTTCTTGGCGCGTTAGTGCTGGCCCTCATCGGGCGGCTCATAGGCGGCAGCAGAGCGAAGGGATGA
- a CDS encoding FhaA domain-containing protein: MNVLSKFESFMTSMVEGSFGRVFRSKLQPVELKRKLERHMEDHLLILGEGRRQAHNFYDVALNQKDYDGLSSWRALIPELQQYLIDVARERGYTLTTKPVVKLHVDAHMVVGNIHIDSSLVDSHHPAQNPNVAQALAGPDAPMHTVTIDVSEGFKQAMLEAQQARAGAPHRPGQPYPSQAPPSNFQQPYGAPSAGGIPYPPQAAPAGHLPQAVLRLRRRGGQTGAEQVYRLDREVIQIGRHVSNDIVVNDRRVSRHHAQVRFENGRFVIYDLGSLNGIGINRTTVRQHTLRDGDLVSVGSYDFIFHQRR, translated from the coding sequence GTGAACGTGCTCTCGAAGTTTGAGTCGTTCATGACATCGATGGTAGAAGGGAGCTTTGGCCGCGTGTTCCGCTCGAAATTGCAGCCTGTGGAACTCAAGCGCAAGCTGGAGCGCCACATGGAAGATCACCTCCTCATCCTGGGCGAGGGCCGTCGCCAGGCGCATAATTTCTATGATGTTGCGCTCAATCAGAAAGATTATGATGGCCTGAGTAGCTGGCGCGCGCTGATTCCTGAATTACAACAGTATTTGATTGATGTGGCCCGCGAGCGCGGTTACACGCTGACAACCAAACCGGTGGTGAAGCTTCATGTGGACGCGCATATGGTTGTGGGCAATATCCATATAGACTCTAGCCTGGTTGATTCACACCATCCCGCGCAGAACCCCAATGTAGCGCAGGCGCTGGCTGGCCCGGATGCGCCGATGCACACGGTAACGATTGATGTGTCTGAGGGCTTTAAGCAGGCGATGCTGGAGGCCCAGCAGGCGCGGGCAGGCGCTCCGCATCGCCCAGGGCAGCCCTATCCATCCCAGGCTCCCCCATCGAACTTCCAGCAGCCGTATGGCGCTCCTTCTGCGGGAGGGATACCTTATCCGCCCCAGGCGGCTCCGGCGGGGCATCTGCCCCAGGCGGTCCTTCGTCTGCGCCGACGTGGGGGCCAGACGGGCGCGGAGCAGGTCTATCGGCTAGATCGTGAGGTCATACAGATTGGCCGCCATGTCTCCAACGATATTGTGGTGAATGATCGGCGAGTCTCGCGGCATCATGCCCAGGTGCGCTTTGAGAATGGCCGCTTTGTCATTTATGATCTTGGCAGCTTGAACGGGATTGGCATCAACCGTACTACTGTTCGCCAGCATACGCTGCGTGATGGGGATCTTGTCTCGGTTGGAAGCTATGATTTTATTTTTCACCAACGGAGGTAA
- the rbfA gene encoding 30S ribosome-binding factor RbfA: MTTWRQEQLAEVIAEELSDLIRTRMKDPRIGFASITDVELSGDLRHAKVFVSVLGAPEEQRATLQGLEHAAGFLRHELAQRLTIRHTPDILFRLDESIERGTRILQLIHEMETQGQMASSSEGARGPTPAIERQEHPSEARAPQRNDQT; the protein is encoded by the coding sequence ATGACGACGTGGCGACAAGAACAACTCGCCGAGGTGATTGCCGAAGAGTTGAGTGATCTGATTCGCACCCGCATGAAAGACCCGCGTATTGGTTTTGCCAGCATTACCGATGTGGAGCTTTCGGGTGATTTGCGCCATGCAAAAGTGTTTGTCAGTGTCCTTGGCGCCCCCGAAGAGCAGCGGGCAACGCTGCAAGGTCTGGAACATGCTGCTGGATTCCTGCGCCATGAACTGGCGCAGCGCCTCACTATTCGCCATACGCCAGATATTCTGTTCCGGTTGGATGAATCTATCGAGCGCGGGACACGGATTCTCCAGTTGATTCACGAGATGGAGACTCAGGGACAGATGGCGTCATCCAGCGAGGGAGCGCGAGGGCCGACGCCAGCAATTGAACGGCAGGAACACCCCTCCGAGGCGCGCGCGCCTCAGCGAAATGATCAGACCTGA
- a CDS encoding DUF4386 family protein, giving the protein METARLKLQGIYSLLAGVLLLVGVTLYQSLVLGPAGYHAPADAAFSHGDYGPLLSWIGDHSSAFVIFRILELLIFLLILRLPFALHRAFRSYGRTLARWMLATGLSGLALFAAMIALSTISFINAAADYRRQAPSSAAAKDIVSSFSGLYGAEALAQNTLGGILLAIFLICASLLIARSGKLQNLLVYFGLLAAALMAALALLFAVSPPEAQTQLTTPTLASFAVWLIWLGILLIRRAPRLIATATAATTPAEQAEETLSASAAAATQENPPEQASVSPSSEAAPSKNVKTPDANTETAQHTDS; this is encoded by the coding sequence ATGGAAACAGCGAGATTAAAGCTGCAAGGCATCTATAGCCTGCTGGCAGGCGTGCTGCTGCTGGTTGGTGTCACCCTCTATCAATCCCTGGTCCTGGGGCCAGCGGGCTATCACGCGCCTGCTGACGCCGCTTTCAGTCACGGAGACTACGGGCCACTGTTGAGTTGGATCGGTGATCACAGCAGCGCCTTTGTCATCTTCCGAATCCTCGAACTGCTCATCTTTCTGCTGATCCTCCGGCTCCCGTTTGCCCTCCACCGCGCCTTTCGCAGCTATGGGCGTACCCTCGCCCGCTGGATGTTGGCGACTGGCCTGAGTGGTCTGGCCCTCTTTGCAGCCATGATCGCCCTCAGCACGATCAGCTTTATCAACGCCGCTGCCGACTACAGGCGCCAGGCGCCATCCTCTGCGGCAGCGAAAGATATTGTGAGCAGTTTCAGCGGCCTCTATGGCGCGGAGGCGCTGGCACAGAATACACTGGGCGGCATACTGCTCGCCATCTTCTTGATCTGCGCCAGCCTGCTCATCGCGCGAAGCGGAAAGCTGCAAAACCTGCTGGTCTATTTTGGGCTGCTGGCTGCCGCGCTGATGGCCGCGTTGGCCCTGCTCTTTGCCGTCTCGCCACCGGAGGCGCAGACGCAGCTAACCACGCCTACCCTGGCATCGTTTGCCGTCTGGCTGATCTGGCTGGGCATCCTGCTCATCCGGCGAGCGCCGCGTCTCATTGCGACCGCAACCGCCGCGACCACTCCAGCAGAGCAAGCTGAAGAAACCCTATCTGCTAGCGCAGCCGCAGCCACACAGGAAAACCCTCCAGAGCAAGCTTCTGTCTCGCCCTCGTCCGAGGCAGCGCCATCAAAGAACGTCAAGACTCCCGACGCTAACACTGAAACCGCTCAACATACCGACTCCTGA
- a CDS encoding FtsW/RodA/SpoVE family cell cycle protein — protein MIQGAHRYRWRELQLLLLPALFMLTGMFMLILVDNEAKQINLPTIDSLVPAIGVIAALLTMHILLTIILPQADQVLLPIVGLLSIFGVLMALRLGPQLTPPIENLGTKQLLWLLLGLLACFGTVLFTRRGLLWIRRYKYTFAAFGILLVSISLVRVLTSPINFDSPTHDELSLPGGIPFQPSELLKICLVVFFAAYVAENREILGEGGPRLGFISVPPLKQFGPLLLMLGIALVMFVGLRELGLALLTFGIFLSMLYLGSGRFLYVGWGVMLFALGGFICYKLFTYAQARLLVVGVDCNATDEATRQIILGPAYQVCQGLIAIGSGGVFGTGLGLGSPTNVPAVQTDLVFAAIGEEFGLLGIMGLLGLYIMLVHRGFRIAANARTPFNQLLAGGLTAIFAIQTMIIIAGNLKVFPLTGIPLPFITYGGSSLIANYIIIGLLLRISASEST, from the coding sequence ATGATTCAGGGAGCGCATCGCTATCGCTGGCGTGAATTGCAATTGCTGCTGTTACCTGCTCTGTTTATGCTGACAGGCATGTTTATGCTGATCCTGGTGGATAACGAGGCTAAGCAGATAAACCTGCCGACCATCGATAGTCTGGTTCCGGCGATTGGTGTGATAGCCGCGCTGCTGACGATGCACATTCTCCTGACGATTATACTGCCTCAAGCCGATCAGGTGCTTTTGCCTATTGTTGGCTTGTTGAGTATTTTTGGGGTGTTGATGGCTTTGCGACTGGGACCGCAGCTTACCCCGCCAATCGAGAATCTAGGTACGAAGCAATTACTCTGGCTGCTTCTGGGGTTGCTGGCCTGTTTCGGAACGGTCTTGTTTACCCGACGGGGGCTGCTCTGGATCAGGCGCTATAAGTATACTTTTGCCGCCTTCGGCATCCTGCTGGTGAGTATCAGCCTGGTGCGAGTTCTCACCTCTCCTATCAATTTTGATAGCCCCACCCATGATGAGTTGAGCCTGCCTGGCGGCATTCCTTTTCAGCCCTCTGAACTGCTGAAGATCTGTCTGGTCGTTTTTTTTGCGGCGTATGTGGCGGAGAACCGCGAGATTCTTGGTGAAGGCGGCCCCAGGCTGGGCTTTATCTCTGTGCCACCGCTCAAGCAGTTTGGCCCACTTTTGCTGATGCTGGGCATAGCCCTGGTGATGTTTGTGGGGCTGCGCGAACTGGGCCTGGCGCTGCTGACTTTTGGCATTTTTCTCTCGATGTTGTATCTGGGCAGTGGTCGGTTCCTCTATGTGGGCTGGGGCGTGATGCTGTTTGCCCTTGGCGGTTTTATCTGTTACAAGCTCTTTACCTATGCCCAGGCGCGTTTGTTGGTGGTGGGTGTTGATTGCAATGCGACGGACGAGGCAACTCGCCAGATTATTCTGGGGCCAGCCTATCAAGTCTGCCAGGGGTTGATTGCTATTGGCTCTGGTGGTGTTTTTGGTACCGGCCTGGGCCTGGGCAGCCCGACTAATGTGCCTGCGGTGCAGACCGACCTTGTGTTTGCTGCTATCGGCGAAGAGTTTGGTTTACTTGGTATCATGGGGCTGCTGGGACTGTATATTATGCTGGTGCATCGGGGCTTCCGTATCGCTGCCAACGCCAGGACGCCGTTTAATCAATTGCTGGCGGGAGGGTTGACGGCAATCTTTGCTATCCAGACGATGATTATTATTGCCGGAAACCTGAAGGTGTTCCCTCTGACTGGTATTCCCCTTCCCTTTATCACCTATGGCGGTAGCTCGCTCATCGCCAACTATATCATCATTGGTTTGCTGCTGCGCATCTCGGCCAGCGAAAGCACCTGA
- a CDS encoding bifunctional oligoribonuclease/PAP phosphatase NrnA, which yields MVQFSNDASEGLDSEQVQAAWALMMEAERIALLAHEHPDGDALGAALGLAHVLRGFGKTCVVACADPPPALYAFLPGVTEAQTDLGDEAFDLVVALDAGELSRYGALYERHRAFLDHALVVNIDHHVTSEGCGQVNIIDVASAATAEVITLLLMQVGAAISRDAAICLLTGIITDTRAFEFSATTPRTLEAAAHLMRAGAVPADIVKPVYRINSLPKVRLWGQVLSAVESALDGRLVWSVLTEKMLQKSGATADLEDGLPSYLIDIQGAQIAALFKEHPDGCPRVSLRTVHPYDAAAMAAHFGGGGHVRAAGFAFQGTFDEARRETLAYLEQQLRDAEHKKQK from the coding sequence GTGGTTCAATTCTCGAACGACGCTTCAGAAGGGCTTGACAGCGAACAGGTTCAGGCGGCCTGGGCGTTGATGATGGAGGCCGAGCGCATCGCTCTGCTGGCGCATGAACACCCCGATGGGGACGCGCTGGGAGCGGCGTTGGGTCTGGCGCATGTGCTGCGGGGATTCGGGAAGACCTGTGTAGTCGCCTGCGCCGACCCACCGCCCGCGCTCTATGCGTTTTTGCCGGGCGTGACCGAGGCGCAGACCGATCTGGGGGACGAGGCGTTTGATCTGGTGGTTGCTCTGGATGCAGGGGAACTGAGCCGCTATGGCGCGCTCTACGAGCGACACCGCGCGTTTCTGGACCACGCGCTGGTGGTGAACATCGATCATCATGTTACCTCAGAGGGCTGTGGGCAGGTGAATATCATTGATGTGGCGTCGGCGGCGACGGCAGAAGTGATTACGCTGCTGCTGATGCAGGTGGGCGCTGCTATTTCCCGTGATGCGGCTATATGCCTGCTGACGGGTATTATCACTGATACCCGCGCCTTCGAGTTCAGCGCCACCACGCCGCGCACGCTGGAGGCGGCTGCTCATTTGATGCGCGCCGGGGCCGTTCCGGCAGATATTGTCAAGCCGGTCTATCGGATCAATTCGCTCCCGAAGGTGCGCCTCTGGGGGCAGGTGCTTAGCGCGGTGGAAAGCGCCCTTGATGGTCGGCTGGTCTGGTCGGTTTTGACGGAAAAGATGCTTCAGAAGAGCGGGGCGACTGCTGATCTGGAGGATGGGCTGCCCAGCTATTTGATTGATATTCAAGGCGCTCAGATTGCGGCGCTCTTCAAGGAGCATCCAGATGGCTGCCCGCGAGTGAGCTTGCGTACCGTTCATCCCTACGACGCGGCGGCGATGGCGGCGCACTTCGGCGGCGGGGGGCATGTGCGCGCTGCTGGTTTCGCCTTTCAGGGGACGTTTGACGAGGCCAGGCGCGAGACGCTGGCGTATCTGGAACAGCAGTTGCGTGATGCAGAGCATAAGAAACAGAAGTAG
- a CDS encoding glycoside hydrolase family 15 protein, with product MPRDLPLGNGSLLVNFDHSYNLRDIYWPHIGEENHTLGHTCRMGVWVEGRFFWVDDASWHREMLYQEDALVTQVTLINHELELTLICHDAVDADSDVLLRRFEVKNEASHPRDVRLFLHYDWHLWETEGGNTIYYRAELNALVAYKGLVNFLMSGRVGDHQGIDDWATGYKEFNNAEGTWRDAEDGTLGRNPIAQGSVDCTIGLHLPQVPANGSTRAYHWLAAGSTYSEVSALDAEVRKSGPQQFLDRTRAYWHLWVNKLPQDLGDVPPQVVELYHRSLLVLRTNIDDGGAIIAANDADVYSFSRDSYSYLWPRDGALVANALSHAGYSDVTREFFRFCGRLIGPYGYLLHKYTPTGALGSSWQPWVDQENRPLLPIQEDETALVVYSLWQYYNLFRDVEYVRPLYAPLVKGAAEFMVNYREPHTRLPAPSHDLWEERRGIHTYTVATVYAGLKAAAHFAEAFGEADLVERYSGAAEEMKKAALEHLWDEDLGCFVRMVTVGPDGTVQKDRTLDSSITGLFIFGMLPCDDPQMQRAMQKLEGTLWVKTDVGGMARYEDDYYHQVTKDIGQVPGNPWFICTLWLAQYRIAKARNVDELHEALPLLLWVCDRALPSGVLAEQVHPYTDEPLSVSPLTWSHAEFIATVRWYAGKHRRFEIDEMHARTQARPDVVTAAVDEVRRQKTSQAKKKRK from the coding sequence ATGCCGCGCGATTTGCCGCTGGGCAATGGCTCTCTGCTGGTCAACTTCGACCACAGCTATAACCTCCGCGATATTTACTGGCCGCATATTGGCGAAGAGAATCACACGCTCGGCCATACCTGCCGCATGGGGGTCTGGGTAGAAGGTCGTTTCTTTTGGGTTGATGATGCCTCCTGGCATCGTGAGATGCTTTACCAGGAAGATGCGCTGGTGACGCAGGTTACGCTCATCAATCACGAACTTGAGCTTACGCTGATCTGCCATGATGCCGTTGATGCCGATAGTGATGTGCTGCTGCGGCGCTTCGAGGTGAAGAACGAAGCCAGCCATCCGCGCGATGTCCGGCTGTTTCTGCATTATGATTGGCATCTGTGGGAAACCGAGGGCGGCAATACGATTTATTACCGCGCCGAACTCAATGCCCTGGTGGCGTATAAGGGGCTGGTGAACTTCCTGATGAGTGGACGGGTCGGCGATCACCAGGGGATTGATGATTGGGCGACAGGCTATAAAGAGTTCAACAACGCCGAAGGCACCTGGCGCGACGCGGAGGATGGCACGTTGGGTCGCAATCCCATTGCGCAGGGGTCGGTGGATTGCACCATCGGGCTGCATCTGCCGCAAGTTCCAGCGAACGGCTCGACACGAGCGTATCACTGGCTGGCGGCTGGCTCGACGTACTCCGAGGTGTCGGCTTTGGACGCCGAGGTGCGTAAGAGCGGGCCGCAGCAGTTTCTTGATCGCACGCGGGCTTACTGGCATCTATGGGTGAACAAACTGCCTCAAGACCTGGGAGATGTGCCGCCACAGGTTGTCGAACTCTATCATCGCAGCCTGCTGGTGCTGCGCACCAATATAGATGATGGTGGGGCGATCATTGCCGCCAATGACGCCGATGTGTATTCGTTCTCCCGCGACAGCTATTCGTATCTGTGGCCGCGCGATGGCGCGCTGGTGGCAAACGCGCTCAGCCATGCTGGCTATTCGGATGTAACCCGCGAGTTCTTTCGCTTCTGCGGGCGTTTGATCGGCCCCTACGGCTATCTGCTGCACAAATATACGCCTACCGGCGCGCTGGGGAGTAGCTGGCAGCCCTGGGTCGATCAAGAGAACCGGCCCCTGCTTCCCATACAGGAAGATGAAACGGCATTGGTCGTCTACAGCCTCTGGCAGTATTACAACCTCTTCCGCGATGTCGAATATGTGCGGCCCCTCTATGCTCCGTTGGTGAAGGGAGCGGCAGAGTTCATGGTCAATTACCGCGAACCCCATACCCGCCTGCCCGCGCCGTCGCATGACCTCTGGGAAGAGCGACGCGGCATCCATACCTATACCGTTGCCACGGTTTACGCAGGGTTAAAAGCGGCGGCGCATTTTGCCGAGGCTTTTGGCGAAGCGGATCTGGTGGAACGCTACAGCGGAGCCGCCGAAGAGATGAAAAAAGCGGCGCTGGAGCATCTCTGGGATGAAGACCTCGGCTGCTTTGTGCGTATGGTGACGGTGGGGCCGGATGGCACAGTACAGAAAGATCGCACGCTTGATAGCAGCATTACCGGGCTTTTCATCTTTGGGATGCTGCCCTGTGATGACCCGCAGATGCAGCGGGCCATGCAAAAGCTGGAGGGTACGCTGTGGGTGAAGACAGATGTGGGGGGGATGGCGCGCTATGAGGATGATTATTATCATCAAGTCACCAAAGATATTGGGCAGGTTCCCGGCAACCCCTGGTTCATCTGCACGCTCTGGCTGGCACAGTATCGTATCGCCAAAGCCAGGAATGTGGATGAACTGCACGAGGCGCTGCCTTTGCTGCTCTGGGTGTGTGACCGGGCGCTGCCCAGCGGCGTGCTGGCTGAGCAGGTTCACCCCTATACGGATGAGCCGCTGAGTGTTTCGCCGCTCACCTGGAGCCATGCTGAGTTTATTGCCACAGTCCGCTGGTATGCGGGGAAACACCGCCGCTTTGAGATTGATGAGATGCACGCGCGCACTCAGGCGCGGCCCGATGTCGTGACGGCTGCCGTTGATGAGGTCCGGCGGCAGAAAACCTCCCAGGCAAAAAAGAAGCGAAAGTAA
- a CDS encoding response regulator, whose product MQRLRTSVGVVEHELIEPLAVTKGDEPDANAAHRPIIFPCEQRIAVLVVIPTEMVRTELSLCLDASGYDVWAASTGHAAVELAEQMPLDVIVLDLDGMYEVGQEQAMISGFRVLHLLGRLTRERPVAVVVMTSMDFAEVEGPVRASADDFVNKPIEPAQLIRRLRGALDRARTRHQLTASVAW is encoded by the coding sequence ATGCAGCGCCTGAGAACAAGTGTGGGAGTGGTTGAACACGAGTTGATAGAGCCGCTAGCCGTAACAAAGGGCGACGAGCCAGATGCCAATGCAGCGCATCGCCCTATCATCTTTCCCTGCGAGCAGCGAATAGCCGTATTGGTGGTCATTCCAACGGAAATGGTGCGCACAGAGTTATCGCTGTGCCTGGATGCTTCCGGGTATGATGTATGGGCCGCCTCCACAGGCCACGCGGCGGTGGAACTGGCGGAGCAGATGCCCCTGGATGTCATTGTGCTGGACCTGGATGGGATGTATGAGGTAGGCCAGGAGCAGGCCATGATCTCTGGGTTCAGGGTCTTGCATCTTTTGGGGCGGCTGACACGCGAGCGCCCGGTGGCGGTGGTCGTTATGACCAGCATGGATTTTGCAGAGGTGGAAGGCCCGGTACGAGCCAGCGCCGACGATTTTGTCAATAAGCCCATCGAGCCTGCTCAGTTAATACGCAGGCTGCGGGGAGCACTGGACCGCGCGCGTACACGCCATCAACTTACCGCTTCTGTGGCCTGGTAG